A genomic segment from Amycolatopsis camponoti encodes:
- a CDS encoding S9 family peptidase, translating to MTDVDDLPFLRKQARTQRFTLGAPKEFRVAPDASRVLFLRAESGTDPRHSLWSADLATGAETKLVDAVELLPGEEQLPAEERARRERAREAGGGVVHYSVDAGFTVAAFSLSGKLYTLDLASGEVTLRVDGSVIDPRPNPAGTHVAYVQDQRLHVLELATGDDHVLVEEDGEDIAWGLAEFIAAEEMDRTRGYWWAPDGRSILAERSDRGPVPRWTIADPANPQNPANVVAYPAAGTTNALVSLAVLGLDGSRVDVAPGEWEYLASVHWSAGGAPLLAVEPRDQKRMDVLALDVTDGSTSVVHTASDQHWIDIVGGVPAWTPDGRLVTEGMVDGDHRLCVGGEAVTPAGLQLRAVLDVGDEILFSASEDDPTQIHVFRTEGASIRRLSTVDGVHVGSGSAAVTVVSSWSLDHSGPRVSVLRDGAPVASIESSTVDPDIVPNLTWLTLGERGLRAALLLPRGYEPSEGKLPVLLDPYGGPHAQRVLQSRNAFLTSQWLADQGFAVLVADGRGTPGRGAVWEREIHGRLADVTLQDQVDALQAAAASHPELDLERVAIRGWSYGGYLSALAVLRRPDVFHAAVAGAPVTDWSLYDTHYTERYLGKPQDEVESYAHNSLIESAAELSRALLIVHGLADDNVFVAHSLRLSSALLAKGRSHVFLPLAGATHMTPQAEEVAENLMRTQVDWLLRELSAVDKENA from the coding sequence GTGACCGATGTCGACGACCTCCCGTTCCTCCGCAAGCAGGCCCGGACCCAGCGCTTCACCCTCGGCGCGCCCAAGGAGTTCCGGGTCGCCCCGGACGCCTCGCGCGTGCTGTTCCTGCGCGCGGAGTCGGGCACCGACCCCCGGCACAGCCTCTGGTCGGCCGATCTCGCGACCGGCGCCGAGACGAAGCTCGTCGACGCCGTCGAGCTGCTGCCCGGTGAAGAGCAGCTGCCGGCCGAGGAGCGGGCGCGCCGCGAACGCGCCCGCGAGGCCGGCGGCGGCGTCGTCCACTACAGCGTCGACGCCGGCTTCACCGTCGCCGCGTTCTCGCTCTCGGGCAAGCTCTACACCCTCGACCTCGCTTCCGGTGAGGTGACGCTGCGCGTCGACGGCTCGGTCATCGACCCGCGCCCGAACCCGGCCGGCACGCACGTCGCGTACGTGCAGGACCAGCGGCTGCACGTCCTGGAGCTGGCCACCGGCGACGACCACGTGCTCGTCGAGGAGGACGGCGAGGACATCGCGTGGGGCCTCGCCGAGTTCATCGCCGCCGAGGAGATGGACCGCACCCGCGGCTACTGGTGGGCCCCGGACGGCCGCAGCATCCTGGCCGAGCGGTCCGACCGCGGCCCGGTGCCGCGCTGGACCATCGCCGACCCGGCCAACCCGCAGAACCCCGCGAACGTCGTCGCCTACCCGGCCGCGGGCACCACGAACGCGCTCGTGTCCCTGGCCGTGCTCGGCCTGGACGGGTCCCGCGTGGACGTCGCCCCGGGCGAGTGGGAGTACCTGGCCTCGGTGCACTGGTCGGCGGGCGGCGCGCCGCTGCTGGCCGTCGAGCCGCGCGACCAGAAGCGGATGGACGTCCTCGCCCTCGACGTCACCGACGGCTCGACGTCGGTCGTGCACACCGCGTCCGACCAGCACTGGATCGACATCGTCGGCGGCGTCCCGGCGTGGACGCCCGACGGCCGCCTCGTCACCGAGGGCATGGTCGACGGCGACCACCGGCTCTGCGTCGGCGGCGAGGCCGTAACCCCGGCCGGGCTTCAGCTGCGGGCCGTGCTCGACGTCGGCGACGAGATCCTCTTCAGCGCTTCCGAGGACGACCCGACGCAGATCCACGTGTTCCGCACGGAAGGCGCGTCGATCCGTCGCCTGTCCACTGTGGACGGCGTGCACGTCGGGTCCGGCTCCGCCGCGGTCACCGTGGTGTCGTCGTGGAGCCTCGACCACAGCGGGCCGCGCGTCTCGGTGCTGCGGGACGGCGCGCCGGTGGCGTCGATCGAGTCGTCCACTGTGGACCCGGACATCGTGCCGAACCTGACCTGGCTGACGCTGGGGGAGCGCGGCCTGCGCGCGGCGCTGCTCCTGCCGCGCGGCTACGAGCCGAGCGAAGGCAAGCTGCCGGTGCTGCTCGACCCGTACGGCGGCCCGCACGCCCAGCGCGTCCTGCAGAGCCGCAACGCGTTCCTGACGTCGCAGTGGCTGGCCGACCAGGGCTTCGCGGTGCTCGTCGCGGACGGCCGGGGCACGCCCGGCCGCGGCGCGGTGTGGGAGCGCGAGATCCACGGCCGGCTCGCCGACGTCACCCTGCAGGACCAGGTGGACGCGTTGCAGGCGGCGGCAGCGTCTCATCCCGAACTGGATCTGGAGCGCGTCGCGATCCGCGGCTGGTCCTACGGCGGGTACCTGTCGGCGCTGGCCGTGCTGCGCCGGCCGGACGTCTTCCACGCGGCGGTCGCGGGTGCGCCGGTCACCGACTGGTCGCTGTACGACACGCACTACACCGAGCGGTACCTGGGCAAGCCGCAGGACGAGGTCGAGAGCTACGCGCACAACTCGCTGATCGAGAGCGCGGCGGAGCTGAGCCGGGCGCTGCTGATCGTGCACGGGCTGGCCGACGACAACGTGTTCGTCGCGCACTCGCTGAGGCTCTCGTCGGCGCTGCTGGCGAAGGGGCGGTCACACGTCTTCCTGCCGCTGGCGGGGGCCACCCACATGACACCGCAGGCCGAAGAGGTCGCGGAGAACCTGATGCGCACGCAGGTGGACTGGCTGCTGCGCGAGCTTTCCGCCGTGGACAAGGAGAACGCATGA
- a CDS encoding LLM class F420-dependent oxidoreductase, translating to MSRWGLTIPLTGVPLTAHRELVEQLPDLGYTDAWTAETAGTDAFTPLVLASQWAPQLRLGTAIVPVYTRGPGLLAMQAATVAELAPGRFVLGIGASSPVIVTNWNAAPFEEPFARSRDTLRFLRSALAGEKVSEKYETFAVSKFRLERPADPPPSIMLAALRPGMLKLAAREADGAITNWLAASDVPKVRSVIGPDVELAARIFVCPTEDAEAARGLGRMLISSYLTVPVYAAFHEWLGRGSQLAPMHEAWAAGDRQKANQVIPDSVVDELVIHGSVESCREQVQSYVDNGLTTPIIALLPTGGDPFEQVRGLAPR from the coding sequence ATGAGTCGCTGGGGCCTCACGATCCCGCTGACCGGGGTGCCGCTGACGGCGCACCGCGAGCTGGTCGAGCAGCTGCCGGACCTGGGCTACACCGACGCGTGGACGGCGGAGACGGCGGGCACCGACGCGTTCACGCCGTTGGTCCTGGCTTCGCAGTGGGCGCCCCAGCTGCGGCTGGGCACGGCGATCGTCCCGGTGTACACGCGCGGGCCGGGCCTGCTGGCGATGCAGGCGGCGACGGTCGCGGAGCTGGCGCCGGGCCGGTTCGTCCTCGGCATCGGCGCGTCGTCGCCGGTGATCGTCACGAACTGGAACGCCGCTCCCTTCGAAGAGCCGTTCGCGCGGTCGCGGGACACCTTGCGGTTCCTGCGTTCCGCGCTGGCGGGGGAGAAGGTCAGCGAGAAGTACGAAACGTTCGCCGTCTCGAAGTTCCGGCTGGAGCGCCCGGCCGACCCGCCGCCGTCGATCATGCTGGCGGCCCTGCGCCCGGGCATGCTGAAGCTGGCGGCTCGCGAAGCGGACGGCGCGATCACGAACTGGCTGGCGGCTTCGGACGTGCCGAAGGTGCGCTCGGTGATCGGTCCGGACGTCGAGCTGGCGGCCCGGATCTTCGTGTGCCCGACCGAAGACGCGGAAGCGGCGCGTGGCTTGGGCCGCATGCTGATCTCGAGTTACCTGACGGTCCCGGTGTACGCGGCGTTCCACGAGTGGCTGGGTCGCGGTTCGCAGTTGGCGCCCATGCACGAAGCGTGGGCCGCCGGTGACCGGCAGAAGGCGAACCAGGTGATCCCGGACTCGGTCGTCGACGAGCTGGTGATCCACGGGAGTGTCGAGTCGTGTCGCGAGCAGGTCCAGTCCTATGTGGACAACGGGCTGACGACGCCGATCATCGCGCTGCTGCCGACGGGCGGGGATCCGTTCGAGCAGGTTCGCGGCCTCGCGCCGCGCTGA
- the crcB gene encoding fluoride efflux transporter CrcB produces the protein MTLVLVALGGAAGSILRYLTDRRVQSWRDSPFPFGTLTVNVVGSFILGFLSGWLLHGAEPSSVRALVAVGFCGGLTTFSTFGYETVRLFLEKTRLYAVLNVVATVVAGLTSGTLGLLLATALWS, from the coding sequence GTGACCCTGGTCCTGGTGGCCCTCGGCGGGGCGGCGGGCTCGATCCTGCGCTACCTGACCGACCGGCGGGTGCAGTCGTGGCGGGACTCGCCGTTCCCGTTCGGGACGCTGACGGTGAACGTCGTGGGCTCGTTCATCCTGGGCTTCCTGAGCGGCTGGCTCCTGCACGGCGCGGAGCCGTCGTCGGTGCGCGCGCTGGTCGCGGTGGGTTTTTGCGGCGGGCTGACGACGTTCTCGACGTTCGGCTACGAGACCGTGCGCCTGTTCCTGGAGAAGACGCGGCTGTACGCGGTGCTGAACGTGGTGGCGACGGTGGTCGCGGGCCTGACTTCCGGCACGCTCGGCCTGCTGCTAGCTACCGCACTCTGGTCGTGA
- a CDS encoding DUF190 domain-containing protein, which translates to MEGPATRLTIYVGEDDHWHHKPLYHEIVRRARDAGLAGASVLRGVEGYGASSLIHTTRILSLSEDLPMVIVIIDAEEKLRAFLPQLDELIGEGLVTLDQVEVVRHVGRTG; encoded by the coding sequence ATGGAAGGACCGGCCACCCGCCTCACGATCTACGTCGGCGAAGACGACCACTGGCACCACAAGCCGCTCTACCACGAGATCGTCCGCCGGGCCCGCGACGCCGGGCTGGCCGGCGCCTCGGTGCTTCGCGGTGTCGAGGGCTACGGCGCGTCGTCGCTCATCCACACCACGCGGATCCTGTCGCTGTCGGAGGACCTGCCGATGGTGATCGTGATCATCGACGCGGAGGAGAAGCTGCGGGCGTTCCTGCCGCAGCTGGACGAGCTGATCGGCGAGGGCCTGGTGACGCTCGACCAGGTCGAGGTGGTCCGCCACGTGGGGCGGACCGGGTGA
- a CDS encoding fluoride efflux transporter FluC produces MISVPATRWDVLLAIGAGGALGSLARYGLSVAVPHARGEFAVATLLTNALGCLLIGVLMAFLTTTARPHHLLRPFLGVGILGGFTTFSTFVTDTLDAATTGRILASFAYVLASLVLCLAAVTAGLTATRAIRKGR; encoded by the coding sequence GTGATCAGCGTGCCCGCGACCCGGTGGGACGTCCTGCTCGCGATCGGCGCCGGCGGCGCGCTGGGCAGCCTCGCCCGGTACGGCCTGTCGGTGGCGGTTCCGCACGCTCGCGGGGAGTTCGCCGTCGCGACGCTGCTCACCAACGCGCTCGGCTGCCTGCTCATCGGTGTCCTGATGGCCTTCCTGACGACCACCGCGCGCCCGCACCACCTGCTCCGGCCGTTCCTCGGCGTCGGGATCCTCGGCGGCTTCACGACGTTCTCCACGTTCGTGACCGACACCCTCGACGCGGCGACGACCGGGCGGATACTGGCTTCGTTCGCCTACGTGCTGGCGTCGCTGGTGCTCTGCCTGGCCGCGGTGACCGCCGGCCTGACGGCGACCCGCGCGATCCGGAAGGGACGCTGA
- a CDS encoding FAD-binding oxidoreductase has protein sequence MTTTALPHEELATALRGDLVTPADPGYDEARAVYNAMIDKRPAAIAYCRDTADVVACVRYGRAHGLELAVRGGGHNAGGLGVADDALVIDLSGLRSTTVDPVNHTVRADAGCTWGDVDHATVAFGMATPSGIVGSTGVAGLTLGGGIGYLARRFGLTIDNLLGADVVLADGSFVHASESSHSDLFWALRGGGGNFGVVTSFTFRCHEIGERGVVIGGPVLYDLGDTPDVLRWYRELLPSLPEELNGWFGLLTIPPAPPFPEELWGRKACGIVWCYTGAHDKADEVLAPVRSFGSPLLVGLQEMPYTALQGAFDALYPAGLQWYWRADVFHEISDAAIDIHVKYGSRLPSMHSSMHLYPIDGAASRVAPDATAFPHRSGGWSGVIVGVDPSPSRAEDISRWTRDYWEELHPTSAGGAYVNFMMEEGQDRVRASYGANYDRLAAVKRRYDPDNVFHVNQNIRPA, from the coding sequence ATGACCACCACCGCTTTGCCGCATGAGGAACTGGCCACCGCGCTGCGCGGCGACCTCGTGACGCCGGCCGACCCGGGCTACGACGAAGCCCGCGCCGTCTACAACGCCATGATCGACAAGCGGCCCGCGGCGATCGCCTACTGCCGCGACACCGCCGACGTCGTCGCCTGCGTCCGCTACGGGCGCGCACACGGCCTGGAGCTCGCCGTGCGCGGCGGCGGCCACAACGCCGGCGGCCTCGGCGTCGCCGACGACGCGCTGGTCATCGACCTGTCCGGGCTGCGCAGCACCACCGTCGACCCGGTGAACCACACCGTCCGCGCCGACGCCGGGTGCACCTGGGGCGACGTCGACCACGCCACGGTCGCGTTCGGGATGGCGACGCCGTCGGGCATCGTCGGGTCCACCGGCGTCGCGGGCCTGACGCTCGGCGGCGGCATCGGCTACCTGGCCCGGCGGTTCGGCCTGACGATCGACAACCTGCTCGGCGCGGACGTCGTCCTCGCGGACGGGTCGTTCGTGCACGCTTCGGAGTCTTCGCACAGCGACCTGTTCTGGGCCCTGCGCGGCGGGGGCGGCAACTTCGGCGTCGTCACGTCGTTCACCTTCCGCTGCCACGAGATCGGCGAGCGCGGCGTCGTGATCGGCGGGCCGGTGCTGTACGACCTGGGCGACACCCCGGACGTGCTGCGCTGGTACCGCGAGCTGCTGCCGTCCCTGCCCGAAGAGCTGAACGGCTGGTTCGGCCTGCTGACGATCCCGCCGGCGCCGCCGTTCCCGGAGGAGCTGTGGGGACGCAAGGCGTGCGGCATCGTCTGGTGCTACACGGGAGCGCACGACAAGGCCGACGAGGTGCTGGCGCCGGTGCGCTCGTTCGGTTCGCCGTTGCTGGTCGGCCTGCAGGAGATGCCGTACACGGCGTTGCAGGGGGCGTTCGACGCGCTGTACCCGGCCGGGCTGCAGTGGTACTGGCGCGCGGACGTGTTCCACGAGATCTCCGACGCGGCGATCGACATCCACGTCAAGTACGGCTCCCGGCTGCCGTCGATGCACTCGTCGATGCACCTGTACCCGATCGACGGAGCGGCGAGCCGGGTGGCTCCGGACGCGACGGCGTTCCCGCACCGCTCCGGCGGCTGGTCGGGCGTGATCGTGGGGGTGGATCCGTCCCCTTCGCGCGCCGAGGACATTTCCCGGTGGACGCGCGACTACTGGGAGGAACTGCACCCGACCTCGGCCGGCGGGGCGTACGTCAACTTCATGATGGAGGAGGGCCAGGACCGGGTCCGGGCTTCGTACGGCGCCAACTACGACCGGCTGGCGGCGGTCAAGCGGCGGTACGACCCGGACAACGTGTTCCACGTCAACCAGAACATCCGCCCGGCGTAA
- a CDS encoding ATP-binding protein: MLRVSLLGEQVITDDETGAVLTRSPRSVALVAHLVVHAGLAQPRRLLAGLFWPDSTDAQALTNLRRELHQLRRVLGELPSLAVTGRDLCWRDTPSSRVDVREFDLARRAALSASDPGDVVAHARAALAAYRGELLPGLADDWVLAARAELERQCVELCDVLCRTPAGDPAVALAAARLRIRLRPLEETGYRTLMGLQADAGDRAGAVSTYHRCASVLERELGVVPAEPTRAALRRLLARPDPEPRRAAAPGLVGRAGELARLGDAWRAAAAGRAGIVLVRGDAGVGKTRLVAELAALARAEGAVVAAGRCYGTPGRVALAPVAEWLRTPAVQRAAASLDPVWRTEVDRLLPAARPAARGHPTVDAWQRLRFFEGLARALTAGGRPVLLVLDNVQWCDEETGAFLAFCLGLLPDAPLLVAGTLRDSDLDPGVAAWTAQLRDDGKLTELPLRPFDADGTAHLGEAVAGRPLSTSDRTLLHAATGGYPLYVVEALRTNDSPPSGRLTGVLRARLEQPGPAAREVAGLAAAAGRDFTLELLTEASDLDADTVVDAVDELWRRRIVREFGGGYDFTHDLLREAAYQQVSPPRRWLLHRRLAQGMELLHADDTDAVAAQLAEQYARGGRPDRAVAHYRRAAAVAAGTFAHAEAIRLLKKALDLVRERPASGNRDRAELAVLEALAGPLNAHHGYSSPELQQVLERSLALAESAGSKESALTVLLELWSSRFVQGRTAEAHEAAERALSLLAPGTSAEQDGSAHFIVAGSSLSLGHDPADALRHFEVGAERTRGASSWPIGTRPDVHGPAWAAHAHWLLGHDDAAVASSAAAIAVARGIEQPYSLAIALAYAGMTHQMRRDRRALWEVVTELHDLCDRYGFAYYREWALVLGGWSRGGAAGLAAAQEGVAHLKAEGSFARMPYWLTLVAELSGPAAARATLDAALAAGEARDDRWWLPEVLRLRAAHDPDPVPRLRAAAELARAQGSAALLRRAEADLGAFGGGASG, from the coding sequence ATGCTGCGGGTGTCGCTGCTGGGCGAGCAGGTGATCACCGACGACGAGACCGGCGCCGTGCTGACGCGGTCGCCGCGGTCCGTCGCGCTCGTGGCCCACCTCGTCGTCCACGCCGGGCTGGCACAGCCGCGGCGGCTGCTCGCGGGGCTGTTCTGGCCGGACTCCACCGACGCGCAGGCGCTGACCAACCTCCGTCGCGAGCTGCACCAGCTGCGCCGAGTGCTGGGCGAACTGCCCTCGCTGGCCGTCACCGGGCGCGACCTGTGCTGGCGGGACACCCCGTCGAGCCGCGTCGACGTCCGGGAGTTCGACCTCGCCCGCCGGGCCGCCCTGAGCGCGTCGGACCCCGGTGACGTCGTCGCCCACGCGCGGGCCGCCCTCGCGGCCTACCGCGGCGAGCTGCTGCCGGGCCTGGCCGACGACTGGGTCCTGGCGGCCCGCGCCGAGCTGGAGCGTCAGTGCGTGGAACTGTGCGACGTGCTCTGCCGGACCCCGGCCGGCGACCCGGCCGTCGCGCTCGCCGCGGCCCGGCTCCGGATCCGGCTGCGCCCGCTGGAGGAGACCGGTTACCGGACGCTGATGGGGCTGCAGGCCGACGCCGGCGACCGGGCGGGCGCGGTGAGCACGTACCACCGGTGCGCGTCGGTCCTCGAACGCGAGCTGGGCGTCGTCCCGGCCGAGCCGACCCGCGCGGCGCTGCGCCGGCTGCTCGCCCGGCCGGACCCCGAACCCCGCCGGGCGGCCGCGCCCGGCCTCGTCGGCCGGGCCGGCGAGCTGGCGCGCCTCGGCGACGCGTGGCGTGCCGCGGCGGCCGGTCGCGCCGGGATCGTCCTCGTGCGCGGTGACGCCGGGGTCGGCAAGACGCGGCTGGTCGCCGAGCTGGCCGCGCTGGCCCGCGCGGAAGGCGCGGTCGTCGCCGCCGGCCGCTGTTACGGCACGCCGGGACGGGTCGCGCTGGCGCCGGTGGCCGAATGGCTGCGCACGCCCGCGGTGCAGCGAGCCGCGGCGTCGCTGGACCCGGTGTGGCGGACCGAGGTCGACCGGCTGCTTCCGGCCGCGCGTCCGGCCGCGCGCGGGCATCCCACGGTCGACGCGTGGCAGCGCCTGCGGTTCTTCGAAGGACTGGCCCGCGCGCTCACGGCCGGCGGGCGGCCCGTCCTGCTGGTGCTGGACAACGTGCAGTGGTGCGACGAGGAGACGGGCGCGTTCCTCGCCTTCTGCCTCGGCCTCCTGCCGGACGCGCCGCTGCTGGTCGCCGGGACGCTGCGCGACAGCGACCTCGACCCCGGCGTGGCGGCCTGGACCGCCCAGCTGCGCGACGACGGCAAGCTGACCGAGCTGCCGCTGCGCCCGTTCGACGCCGACGGCACCGCGCACCTCGGCGAAGCGGTGGCCGGGCGTCCACTGTCCACTTCGGACCGGACGCTGCTGCACGCGGCCACCGGCGGATATCCGCTGTACGTCGTGGAGGCCTTGCGCACCAACGATTCCCCGCCGTCCGGTCGCCTGACCGGCGTGCTGCGAGCGCGGCTCGAACAGCCGGGCCCGGCGGCCCGCGAGGTCGCCGGGCTCGCCGCCGCGGCCGGCCGGGACTTCACCCTGGAGCTGCTCACCGAGGCCAGCGACCTCGACGCGGACACCGTCGTCGACGCGGTCGACGAGCTGTGGCGCCGCCGGATCGTGCGCGAGTTCGGCGGCGGCTACGACTTCACCCACGACCTGCTCCGCGAGGCCGCCTACCAGCAGGTCAGCCCGCCGCGGCGGTGGCTGCTGCACCGGCGCCTGGCCCAGGGCATGGAACTGCTGCACGCCGACGACACCGACGCCGTCGCGGCGCAGCTGGCCGAGCAGTACGCCCGCGGCGGCCGGCCCGACCGCGCCGTCGCCCACTACCGGCGGGCCGCGGCCGTCGCCGCCGGGACGTTCGCCCACGCCGAGGCCATCCGGCTGCTGAAGAAGGCCCTCGACCTCGTCCGCGAACGTCCGGCGAGCGGCAACCGCGACCGCGCGGAGCTGGCCGTCCTCGAAGCGCTCGCCGGGCCGCTCAACGCCCACCACGGGTACTCCTCCCCCGAGCTGCAGCAAGTCCTGGAACGCTCGCTCGCGCTCGCGGAGTCCGCCGGCAGCAAGGAGTCCGCGCTGACGGTCCTGCTCGAACTGTGGTCGTCCCGGTTCGTCCAGGGCCGCACGGCGGAGGCGCACGAAGCGGCCGAACGCGCCCTCTCGCTGCTGGCCCCCGGGACGAGCGCCGAACAGGACGGCTCGGCGCACTTCATCGTCGCGGGCTCGTCGCTGAGCCTCGGGCACGACCCGGCCGACGCGCTGCGGCACTTCGAGGTGGGCGCGGAACGCACGCGCGGCGCGTCGTCGTGGCCGATCGGGACCCGGCCGGACGTGCACGGGCCCGCGTGGGCGGCACACGCCCACTGGCTGCTCGGCCACGACGACGCGGCCGTGGCGAGCAGTGCCGCCGCGATCGCCGTCGCCCGCGGGATCGAGCAGCCGTACAGCCTGGCCATCGCGCTGGCGTACGCCGGGATGACCCACCAGATGCGCCGCGACCGGCGGGCGCTGTGGGAGGTGGTCACCGAGCTGCACGACCTGTGCGACCGGTACGGGTTCGCGTACTACCGGGAGTGGGCGCTGGTGCTGGGCGGCTGGTCCCGCGGCGGGGCGGCCGGGCTGGCCGCGGCGCAGGAGGGCGTCGCGCACCTGAAGGCCGAGGGTTCGTTCGCCCGGATGCCGTACTGGCTGACGCTGGTCGCCGAGCTGTCGGGGCCGGCGGCGGCCCGCGCGACGCTGGACGCCGCGCTCGCCGCCGGGGAGGCCCGCGACGACCGCTGGTGGCTGCCCGAGGTGCTGCGGCTGCGGGCGGCCCACGACCCCGACCCGGTGCCCCGCCTGCGGGCGGCCGCGGAGCTGGCGCGGGCCCAGGGCAGCGCCGCCCTGCTGCGGCGGGCGGAGGCCGACCTCGGCGCTTTCGGGGGCGGAGCCTCCGGCTAG
- the sthA gene encoding Si-specific NAD(P)(+) transhydrogenase gives MSEHEYDLIVIGSGPGGQKAAIAAAKLGKRVAVVDRHDMVGGVCVNTGTIPSKTLREAVLYLTGMNQRELYGASYRVKQDITIADLLARTQHVVGREVQVVRAQLMRNHVDLIAGTGSFADPHTIVVDGKHAGDRRTLSADYVVIATGTRPARPAHVDFDAARVLDSDEILRLEQIPSSLVVVGAGVIGIEYASMFAALGSRVTVVEQRDQMLDFCDPEIVESLKFQLRDLGVTFRFGEKVADVAVSEDATITTLVSGKRIPADGVMYSAGRQGMTGELALDAAGLKADERGRLVVDENYRTEVPHVYAVGDVIGFPALAATSMDQGRLAAYHAFGEPANGLGALQPIGIYTIPEISYVGATEAQLTSSAVPYEVGIARYRELARGQITGDSYGMLKLLVSTSDRKLLGVHVFGTGATDLVHIGQAVMGCGGTVDYLVDAVFNYPTLSEAYKVAALDATNKIRALDRFTS, from the coding sequence GTGAGCGAGCACGAGTACGACCTCATCGTCATCGGTTCGGGCCCCGGGGGCCAGAAGGCCGCGATCGCCGCGGCGAAGCTGGGCAAGCGGGTGGCGGTCGTGGACCGGCACGACATGGTCGGCGGGGTGTGCGTCAACACCGGCACGATCCCGTCCAAGACGCTGCGTGAAGCGGTGCTCTACCTGACCGGCATGAACCAGCGCGAGCTGTACGGCGCGAGCTACCGCGTCAAGCAGGACATCACCATCGCCGACCTGCTGGCGCGCACCCAGCACGTCGTCGGGCGCGAGGTCCAGGTGGTGCGCGCGCAGCTGATGCGCAACCACGTCGACCTGATCGCCGGCACCGGCTCGTTCGCCGACCCGCACACGATCGTCGTCGACGGCAAGCACGCCGGCGACCGCCGCACGCTGAGCGCGGACTACGTCGTGATCGCCACCGGCACCCGCCCCGCGCGGCCGGCGCACGTCGACTTCGACGCCGCCCGCGTGCTCGACTCCGACGAGATCCTGCGGCTCGAGCAGATCCCGTCGTCGCTGGTCGTGGTGGGCGCGGGCGTGATCGGCATCGAGTACGCGTCGATGTTCGCCGCGCTCGGCTCGCGGGTCACCGTGGTGGAGCAGCGAGACCAGATGCTCGACTTCTGCGACCCCGAGATCGTGGAGTCGCTGAAGTTCCAGCTGCGCGACCTCGGCGTGACGTTCCGCTTCGGCGAGAAGGTCGCGGACGTCGCGGTGTCCGAGGACGCGACGATCACGACGCTGGTGAGCGGCAAGCGCATCCCGGCCGACGGCGTCATGTACTCCGCGGGCCGCCAGGGCATGACGGGCGAGCTGGCCCTGGACGCGGCGGGCCTGAAGGCGGACGAGCGCGGCAGGCTCGTGGTCGACGAGAACTACCGCACCGAGGTCCCGCACGTGTACGCGGTCGGCGACGTGATCGGCTTCCCGGCCCTGGCGGCGACGTCGATGGACCAGGGCAGGCTCGCGGCGTACCACGCGTTCGGCGAGCCGGCGAACGGCCTGGGCGCGCTGCAGCCGATCGGCATCTACACGATCCCGGAGATCTCGTACGTCGGTGCGACGGAGGCCCAGCTGACGTCGTCGGCGGTGCCGTACGAGGTCGGCATCGCGCGCTACCGCGAGCTGGCGCGCGGGCAGATCACCGGTGACAGCTACGGCATGCTGAAGCTGCTGGTGTCCACTTCGGACCGCAAGCTCCTGGGCGTCCACGTGTTCGGCACGGGCGCGACGGACCTGGTCCACATCGGACAGGCGGTGATGGGCTGCGGCGGCACGGTCGACTACCTCGTCGACGCGGTGTTCAACTACCCGACGCTGTCGGAGGCGTACAAGGTGGCCGCGCTGGACGCGACCAACAAGATCCGCGCCTTGGACCGCTTCACGTCCTGA